In Planctomycetia bacterium, one DNA window encodes the following:
- a CDS encoding polysaccharide biosynthesis/export family protein — protein MTIATIAALGGCSRTDHKIPDAAPAEPPELYQPFVGGTGLPEQLLDRPPYRLQPGDVLEIIYQVKNIVSDKPYELKIEDIVNVEFPYQEQLDQERTVQADGSIRLKLIGQIRAAGRTATELEEQLRQAYARYIREPEVTVAVKAANVKIVELKKAITTAPRGQSRLVPVKPDGTIDLPYIGEVLVAGKTVHQAKKILDQLYVENDLQEVETTVQTLEFAPTRIYVMGEVYGPGMITAHAPMTITQALIHMGGPSVRADQTKILLVRRQYLPIPQAILFNLAEVLNAKKASPEGLLPNGSKFRHDLYLADGDIIYVPRTGLAEMNDWIDMVFTRGIRSVVPYSGVVGMNFGYEIRADPTSFKTRQVGPPNIGGQIGP, from the coding sequence ATGACGATCGCAACGATCGCGGCCCTGGGGGGCTGTTCTCGAACCGATCACAAGATTCCGGATGCAGCGCCGGCCGAACCGCCGGAGCTGTACCAGCCGTTCGTCGGCGGGACCGGTCTGCCCGAGCAATTGCTCGACCGGCCGCCCTATCGGCTTCAGCCGGGCGACGTGCTGGAAATCATTTACCAGGTCAAGAACATCGTTTCGGACAAACCCTATGAGCTGAAGATCGAGGACATTGTGAATGTCGAGTTCCCCTACCAGGAGCAACTCGATCAGGAGCGAACGGTCCAGGCCGACGGCTCGATTCGATTGAAGCTGATTGGTCAGATTCGGGCAGCCGGTCGCACGGCAACGGAGCTGGAGGAGCAGCTTCGCCAGGCGTACGCGCGCTACATCCGCGAACCGGAAGTGACGGTGGCGGTGAAAGCGGCGAACGTGAAGATCGTCGAGTTGAAAAAGGCGATCACCACGGCCCCGCGCGGTCAGTCGCGTTTGGTTCCGGTGAAGCCGGACGGCACGATCGACCTGCCGTACATCGGGGAGGTGCTGGTGGCGGGCAAGACGGTGCACCAGGCCAAGAAGATTCTGGATCAGCTATACGTCGAGAACGATTTGCAGGAAGTGGAGACGACGGTGCAGACCCTGGAGTTCGCGCCGACGCGCATTTACGTGATGGGTGAAGTGTACGGTCCGGGCATGATCACGGCACACGCGCCGATGACGATCACGCAGGCGCTGATTCACATGGGCGGTCCGTCGGTTCGGGCGGACCAGACGAAGATCCTCCTCGTGCGTCGGCAATATCTGCCGATTCCGCAGGCGATCCTGTTCAATCTTGCCGAAGTGCTGAACGCGAAGAAGGCGTCGCCGGAAGGATTGTTGCCAAACGGCAGCAAGTTCCGTCATGACTTGTACCTTGCTGATGGCGATATTATCTATGTGCCGCGCACCGGACTGGCGGAGATGAACGACTGGATCGACATGGTCTTTACGCGCGGCATCCGGTCGGTCGTGCCCTACAGCGGCGTGGTGGGCATGAACTTCGGGTATGAGATCCGCGCCGACCCGACGTCGTTCAAGACGCGGCAGGTCGGTCCGCCGAACATCGGCGGCCAGATCGGCCCGTAA